The nucleotide sequence AAAATAGTTTACAGACTCCACTTTTCCCGCAGCAGTTCTTCTTCCAACCAGTCGAATAACTGACTAGCATACCCTTTTGAACGGGAAGTTTCATCGGTGATTAGATCATCCACATACAAATATCTCCCCCACGCTAACGAGTCACATATTCGAAACCCGGAGGCGGCCTTTACTTCTCCATCTTCTACGAAGGTAATTAACTTATATCCGTATTTCGTTTGAAGATATTTGATCCTCTCCACAAATGTTTTTTCTTCAAGATGGGGGCGCAATTGTTTCATGACTTTATAACTTGCTAGTATGTCTTCATTTGATATTGCAAGGACTACAGGCATGCAGATCTCAACCTTACCAGTAGGGTTGTCTCTACTGTAGTGCAATAACTGGACGGAGAAAAGATCCAAGTTTGCAGAAATTTATTGTACCAATTGCAAGGGATTCTGTGGGGAATCTTGTGTGCCTGACAATGTGCAAGTAGATAGGGTGTTGCGGCGTTGTTCCCGTGCCTAGACATAAGTAAACAACCGAAGGGAAATCCCTTCGGCTTCATGGATCGGATTACTTATACTATCGGCTTGCTCTTAATGAATATCCCGATACAGCCCGATAACCTTGCCCAAGATCGTCACGTTAGGCAACAGTATGGGCGCCATGGTTGTATTCTCCGGCTGCAGGCGGATATGGTCGCGTTCGCGGTAGAAGCGCTTGACCGTGGCTTCATCGTCCTCGGTCATGGCGACTACGATGTCCCCGTTATTTGCGTTCGGCTGCTGGCGAACGACAACGTAATCGCCGTCATGGATGCCCGCATCAATCATGCTGTCACCCACAATGGTGAGCATGAAGACCGTATGGTCTCCCACGATATGGCTCGACAACGGGAAGTAGTCCTCGATATTCTCCGTTGCAGTGATCGGCATACCCGCTGTAACCTTGCCGACGAGCGGCACGCGTACGATCGACATGGAAAAGTCCGATTCCGCATGATCGTTCATGCCGATAATCTCGATGGCCCGCGGTTTGGTCGGGTCGCGCCGGATCAGTCCCTTCTTTTCCAGTCGGTCCAAATGTCCGTGCACAGTCGAACTGGATGCCAAACCGACGGCCTCTCCGATCTCCCGTACGGAAGGCGGATACCCCTTCTCGCGCACTTCGCTCTTTATGTATTCTAATATTGCCTGTTGACGGCTGGAAAGCTTAGTCAATGTGCTCCCCCCAAATTCTCATTTAATTATTTGAAATTATATCATAGAACCGGAGTTCGCACAAACATAAGTTCTAAAAACATTTGTTCGCTTTTTCGTTGACACAAACACCCGTTCGTGTTATCCTGTTAACAGAACAAATGTTTG is from Xylanibacillus composti and encodes:
- a CDS encoding GNAT family N-acetyltransferase, translating into MKQLRPHLEEKTFVERIKYLQTKYGYKLITFVEDGEVKAASGFRICDSLAWGRYLYVDDLITDETSRSKGYASQLFDWLEEELLREKWSL
- the lexA gene encoding transcriptional repressor LexA; its protein translation is MTKLSSRQQAILEYIKSEVREKGYPPSVREIGEAVGLASSSTVHGHLDRLEKKGLIRRDPTKPRAIEIIGMNDHAESDFSMSIVRVPLVGKVTAGMPITATENIEDYFPLSSHIVGDHTVFMLTIVGDSMIDAGIHDGDYVVVRQQPNANNGDIVVAMTEDDEATVKRFYRERDHIRLQPENTTMAPILLPNVTILGKVIGLYRDIH